One window of Chryseobacterium indologenes genomic DNA carries:
- a CDS encoding sulfite exporter TauE/SafE family protein, whose product MVISRKIQVRLNVLFVTAVIISIVVFSMYELGYLEELQTILAKNNYIFYWMLLVGVFAEIVAGSMGMGYGVICTTTLMLLNIPPHIVSASIHSAESFTTAAGSLSHIRLKNVSKSLVKKLAVPAVIGAVIGAVSLTYLGEYYAKITKTLIAFYTLYLGIQILSNAFKEKQSKALKRKTNLTRLGVIGGFIDSFAGGGWGPLVTGTLIKNAFTPRFAVGSSTVAKFILTLTAAVTFFFTLGIQHWNIILGLLIGGIITAPFSAMLTARLPVKKMFVIIGTLVIVMSSITIYKSVFN is encoded by the coding sequence ATGGTGATTTCAAGAAAAATTCAGGTAAGGCTTAATGTCCTTTTTGTGACGGCTGTCATTATATCTATTGTTGTTTTTTCAATGTATGAACTGGGATATCTGGAAGAGCTGCAGACCATTCTGGCAAAAAATAATTATATTTTTTACTGGATGCTTCTGGTAGGGGTCTTTGCAGAAATTGTGGCGGGATCAATGGGGATGGGATATGGAGTGATCTGTACCACCACACTTATGCTTCTGAATATTCCACCACATATTGTGAGTGCAAGTATCCATTCAGCAGAAAGTTTTACAACGGCAGCGGGAAGTCTCAGTCATATCAGATTGAAAAATGTCAGTAAGAGTTTAGTGAAAAAACTTGCAGTACCGGCAGTTATCGGGGCTGTTATTGGTGCGGTAAGTCTTACTTATCTTGGAGAATACTATGCAAAAATCACCAAAACACTGATCGCTTTTTATACTTTATATCTCGGGATTCAGATTTTATCAAATGCTTTCAAAGAAAAACAAAGTAAAGCATTGAAAAGGAAAACCAATCTTACCAGACTGGGAGTGATAGGTGGTTTTATAGACTCTTTTGCCGGTGGAGGATGGGGACCTCTGGTAACCGGAACTCTGATTAAAAATGCATTTACTCCAAGATTTGCCGTAGGAAGTTCTACCGTAGCCAAATTTATCCTTACCCTAACGGCCGCCGTTACCTTTTTCTTTACGCTGGGAATTCAGCACTGGAATATCATTCTCGGCCTTTTAATCGGCGGAATTATTACTGCTCCTTTTTCAGCTATGCTTACTGCAAGGCTACCTGTGAAGAAAATGTTTGTGATTATCGGAACATTGGTGATTGTGATGAGTTCTATAACTATTTATAAATCAGTTTTTAACTAG
- a CDS encoding RrF2 family transcriptional regulator → MLSKKSQYAFKALSYLVEKRNEGPILISEIAEHKKIPLKFLENILLELKKAEILDSKKGKGGGYFLKEKPENVKLAKIIRLVNGPIAMLPCVSLNFYEKCDDCNEDHCGLHDVLIEVRDASLNILEKKTLMDLVD, encoded by the coding sequence ATGCTTTCAAAAAAATCTCAATATGCGTTCAAGGCGCTTTCATATCTTGTAGAAAAAAGAAATGAAGGCCCGATTCTTATTTCCGAAATTGCGGAACACAAAAAGATTCCTTTAAAGTTTTTGGAAAATATTCTGCTTGAACTAAAAAAAGCGGAAATTCTTGACAGTAAAAAAGGAAAGGGTGGAGGATATTTTCTGAAGGAAAAACCTGAAAATGTGAAACTGGCGAAAATCATTCGTCTGGTAAACGGTCCTATTGCCATGCTTCCTTGCGTAAGTCTGAATTTTTACGAAAAATGTGATGACTGCAATGAAGATCACTGTGGACTTCATGATGTACTGATAGAGGTGCGGGATGCTTCGCTGAATATTCTGGAGAAAAAAACTTTAATGGATCTGGTCGACTGA
- a CDS encoding putative quinol monooxygenase: protein MNLHIIALFKFNENYLMDAVELFQNLVKETRKEEGCLQYDLIEDKDNKGTFFLIELWESVEHHNRHNGQDHLLDFRKDASKIMESSAEVYKGFKIY from the coding sequence ATGAATTTACATATCATTGCACTTTTTAAGTTTAATGAAAACTATCTGATGGATGCGGTAGAGCTGTTTCAGAACCTTGTGAAAGAAACAAGAAAAGAAGAAGGCTGCCTGCAGTATGACCTTATTGAGGATAAAGATAATAAAGGAACTTTCTTCCTGATCGAACTTTGGGAAAGTGTTGAGCATCACAACAGACATAACGGCCAGGACCACCTTTTGGATTTCCGTAAAGATGCTTCCAAAATCATGGAGAGCTCAGCAGAAGTGTACAAAGGATTTAAGATATATTAA
- the gldG gene encoding gliding motility-associated ABC transporter substrate-binding protein GldG, with the protein MKKINAKSPLGIFLIAIVPLVIILTYSGIRLDLTKEKRYTLSDNTIKVLESVKKPLTVDIYLEGDFPASFKQLQSETKFMLEEFRKINPKIDFKFIDPIKTKMSQDTLMALGMQPSILPDVKDGKISQITLFPYAVIKHGNDGVSIPLVVQQAGIDADQQLTRSIEGLEYNLISNIKNIAAAKRKKIGILVNHDELNPDEFQGFVQLAMENYDAGPIIPKNQTELSLEDVPLLKQMSALVIAKPRKAFTDNEKVILDQYIMNGGKTLWMIDAVNAEMDTLTRSKKVMPFPVDINMTDFFFNYGLRINPALVKDVKKFALLRLVTGEVSGNPQYTSLPWPYYPLGIAENNNPVTKNINPVKFEFPTSIDTLGGRKNIKTKVLFESSERTLLKQVPNYVDLKEIASVDSLGQMEKPSTPKIFAVALEGKFNSAYASRIERKSYPGFKPSSPENKMIVIADGDVGRNKVIKGKPLPLGVDLLTNEQFGNEQFLRNALDYLLDDSNLMELRNRNIEERLLDRQRITEEKSTWQWLNLLLPLAIIGLIGGLFFWLRKKKFG; encoded by the coding sequence ATGAAGAAGATCAATGCTAAATCTCCACTGGGAATTTTCTTAATTGCAATTGTTCCTTTGGTTATTATCCTGACCTATTCAGGAATCAGATTAGACTTAACAAAAGAAAAAAGATATACACTTTCTGATAATACCATCAAAGTACTGGAGTCTGTTAAAAAGCCTCTGACTGTTGATATATATCTGGAAGGAGATTTTCCGGCAAGTTTTAAACAGCTTCAGAGCGAGACGAAATTCATGCTGGAAGAATTCAGAAAAATAAATCCGAAGATCGATTTTAAATTCATCGATCCGATTAAAACAAAAATGTCTCAGGACACGCTGATGGCCTTGGGAATGCAGCCGTCTATTCTTCCGGATGTAAAAGATGGAAAGATTTCACAGATCACCCTTTTCCCATATGCTGTAATCAAACATGGGAATGACGGTGTTTCTATACCGTTGGTAGTACAACAGGCCGGAATTGATGCTGACCAGCAGTTAACAAGATCCATTGAAGGGCTGGAGTATAATCTTATTTCCAACATTAAAAATATTGCAGCTGCAAAAAGAAAGAAAATCGGGATTCTGGTCAATCATGATGAATTGAACCCTGATGAATTCCAGGGATTTGTACAGCTGGCTATGGAAAACTATGATGCTGGACCTATTATTCCTAAAAACCAGACTGAACTTTCATTAGAAGATGTTCCTTTATTAAAGCAAATGAGTGCTTTGGTGATTGCAAAACCAAGAAAAGCTTTCACAGATAATGAAAAAGTAATCCTTGACCAGTACATCATGAATGGAGGGAAAACCCTTTGGATGATTGATGCGGTAAATGCTGAGATGGATACCTTAACAAGATCTAAAAAAGTAATGCCTTTCCCGGTAGATATCAATATGACAGACTTCTTTTTCAATTATGGGTTAAGAATTAATCCCGCTTTGGTAAAAGACGTTAAAAAGTTTGCACTATTAAGACTGGTTACAGGAGAAGTAAGCGGAAATCCACAATACACAAGCCTGCCTTGGCCGTATTATCCGCTTGGAATTGCTGAAAATAATAATCCGGTCACAAAGAATATTAACCCGGTAAAATTTGAATTCCCTACTTCTATCGATACTTTAGGGGGAAGAAAGAATATCAAAACAAAAGTTCTTTTCGAATCCAGTGAAAGAACATTACTGAAACAGGTTCCGAACTATGTGGACCTGAAAGAAATTGCAAGTGTAGACAGTCTTGGACAAATGGAAAAACCAAGCACACCGAAGATTTTCGCTGTAGCATTGGAAGGAAAGTTTAATTCTGCCTATGCATCCAGAATTGAAAGAAAATCTTACCCTGGATTCAAACCATCCAGCCCGGAAAACAAAATGATCGTTATTGCAGACGGTGATGTAGGAAGAAATAAGGTGATCAAAGGAAAACCGCTTCCATTAGGTGTAGACCTGCTGACCAACGAGCAATTTGGAAACGAACAGTTCCTGAGAAATGCTTTAGACTATCTATTAGACGACAGCAACCTGATGGAACTGAGAAACAGAAATATTGAAGAAAGACTTCTGGACAGACAAAGAATCACTGAAGAGAAGTCCACATGGCAGTGGCTGAACTTACTGCTTCCATTGGCCATTATCGGCCTTATCGGAGGATTGTTCTTCTGGCTGAGAAAAAAGAAATTTGGATAA
- a CDS encoding DUF4268 domain-containing protein, whose amino-acid sequence MFSKQEAQQLKKEFWTAFGRSFPRKWILYDTKIKDMAFKFSADNKKAEVSLDIEMKDEIFRNAYYEKIWSLEDILKDYTGDFHKEEHFTLENGKIISRIWIEKHGVSIFNKNTWQEIFEFFVDKMDGFERFYYEYEDFIKDI is encoded by the coding sequence ATGTTCAGTAAACAAGAGGCACAGCAGTTAAAAAAGGAATTTTGGACCGCTTTCGGAAGATCATTTCCCAGAAAATGGATCCTTTATGATACCAAAATCAAGGATATGGCATTTAAATTTTCTGCCGACAATAAAAAAGCAGAAGTTTCTCTGGATATCGAAATGAAGGACGAAATTTTCCGAAACGCCTATTACGAAAAGATCTGGTCATTGGAAGATATCTTAAAAGATTATACCGGAGATTTTCATAAAGAAGAACACTTTACCCTTGAGAACGGAAAGATTATCAGCAGGATATGGATAGAAAAACATGGAGTTTCCATTTTCAACAAAAATACCTGGCAAGAAATTTTTGAATTTTTTGTGGACAAAATGGACGGTTTCGAAAGGTTTTACTATGAATATGAGGATTTTATAAAGGATATATAA